A region from the Methanobacterium sp. genome encodes:
- a CDS encoding HIT family protein yields MKSKHIEVLKGHNYGDLILETEYWFILLAPDQKNLGTCVVALKRKEGDLAGLKDEEWNDFSSIVKNLQSALKNAFSSTMFNWGCLMNSSYLKDPPNPHVHWHFIPRYREKVKYEGLVFEDPFFGFSTMKSKEGVRKIPENVRMKIIEKIRSNLEI; encoded by the coding sequence ATGAAATCCAAACACATTGAAGTACTGAAGGGCCATAATTACGGGGACTTAATTTTAGAGACTGAATACTGGTTTATTTTATTAGCACCTGACCAGAAAAATTTAGGTACCTGCGTAGTTGCATTAAAAAGGAAAGAAGGTGATTTAGCAGGACTTAAAGATGAAGAATGGAACGATTTCAGTAGTATAGTAAAGAATTTACAATCTGCATTAAAAAATGCATTTAGTTCAACAATGTTTAATTGGGGATGTCTTATGAATTCATCATACCTTAAAGATCCTCCAAATCCTCATGTGCACTGGCATTTCATACCAAGATATAGAGAAAAAGTAAAATATGAAGGTCTTGTTTTTGAAGATCCTTTTTTTGGCTTCAGCACAATGAAATCAAAGGAGGGGGTCCGTAAAATACCAGAAAATGTTCGGATGAAAATAATTGAGAAAATAAGGAGTAATCTTGAAATATAG
- a CDS encoding DUF2769 domain-containing protein: MEFIDFKAEEMDEEEKKRFIEELKKDCICHACPTYNTCTQKSKELFYCILGSSDCPIHERKCLCPQDCPVYLKYGFKSSFYCSKDKDIKRSKLVYEKKVLRV; this comes from the coding sequence ATGGAATTCATTGATTTTAAAGCTGAAGAAATGGATGAAGAAGAAAAAAAGCGCTTCATTGAAGAACTAAAAAAAGATTGCATCTGTCATGCTTGTCCAACCTACAATACATGTACCCAAAAAAGTAAAGAACTTTTTTATTGCATTTTAGGCAGCAGTGATTGCCCTATTCATGAAAGAAAATGTTTATGCCCGCAAGATTGTCCTGTATACCTGAAATATGGATTTAAAAGTTCTTTTTATTGCTCCAAAGATAAAGATATTAAAAGAAGTAAACTGGTATATGAGAAAAAAGTTTTGAGGGTTTAA
- a CDS encoding DUF2769 domain-containing protein: MDKFEQKMDEIGQMSEDERNKAVEDYKNQCICPTCPTYNECAQNANERLFCALGASENCISENDYETCKCPECPLAQALDVGEIYNTYCIKGGELEQREKQHELDVITGGE; this comes from the coding sequence ATGGATAAGTTTGAACAAAAAATGGATGAAATAGGCCAGATGTCCGAAGATGAAAGAAATAAAGCAGTAGAAGACTACAAAAACCAATGCATTTGTCCAACATGTCCTACATACAATGAATGCGCACAAAATGCAAATGAAAGACTATTTTGCGCATTAGGAGCTAGTGAAAACTGCATTAGCGAAAATGATTATGAAACCTGTAAATGTCCTGAATGTCCTCTAGCCCAAGCACTTGATGTTGGAGAAATTTACAACACTTACTGCATAAAAGGAGGAGAATTAGAACAAAGAGAAAAACAACATGAGTTAGACGTAATTACTGGAGGAGAATAA
- a CDS encoding histone deacetylase yields the protein MTSLIYSDNYKNHKTGSHPENQKRLDIIVNSLKNEGIWDKIDILTPQAASEKDLLRVHTESHVKYIKSLCEGGGGYVDYDTFASPQSYETAKIAAGGAIKAADLALNQDINAYSIARPPGHHATRDRAMGFCLFNNLAISLEYLRNIYKIKKFLIVDFDVHYGNGTASIFYEDPDVLYISIHQDPRTIFPGSGFVEEIGAGKGEGYNLNIPMAPRSTTDDYIYMLEKILGPAASKFSADFYFLDVGFDGHVNDPLSSLALTDDFYEYIINKMRSITKSMALILEGGYNLDVLSRCNIKMINALNNINSKDYYKHKLNVRDVNQNTFNQIKDIFSPFFEF from the coding sequence TTGACTTCATTAATTTATTCAGATAATTATAAAAACCATAAAACTGGTAGTCATCCTGAAAATCAAAAAAGATTGGATATAATAGTTAATTCCCTTAAAAATGAAGGTATTTGGGATAAAATTGATATATTAACGCCGCAAGCCGCGTCCGAAAAAGATCTTTTAAGAGTTCACACAGAAAGCCATGTGAAATACATTAAAAGTCTATGTGAAGGTGGAGGAGGATATGTTGACTATGATACCTTTGCATCACCTCAAAGCTATGAAACAGCCAAAATAGCGGCTGGTGGTGCGATTAAAGCCGCGGATTTAGCTCTTAATCAGGATATAAATGCTTATTCAATTGCACGGCCCCCTGGCCACCATGCAACTCGAGATAGAGCCATGGGATTTTGCCTTTTTAATAATTTAGCAATTTCACTGGAATATCTTAGAAATATATATAAAATTAAAAAATTCTTAATAGTAGATTTTGATGTTCATTACGGCAATGGAACCGCGTCAATATTCTATGAAGACCCTGATGTCCTCTATATTTCTATTCATCAAGATCCAAGGACTATTTTCCCAGGATCAGGCTTTGTAGAAGAAATTGGTGCTGGGAAAGGTGAAGGATATAATCTCAATATCCCCATGGCCCCCAGATCAACAACTGATGACTATATTTACATGTTAGAGAAAATTCTCGGACCTGCAGCTTCTAAATTTAGTGCTGACTTTTATTTTTTGGACGTGGGTTTTGATGGGCATGTAAATGATCCTCTCTCAAGTTTAGCTCTCACTGATGATTTTTATGAATATATAATAAATAAGATGAGAAGCATTACAAAATCAATGGCTTTAATTTTAGAAGGAGGATATAATTTAGATGTGCTTTCAAGGTGTAACATTAAAATGATAAATGCACTGAATAATATAAACAGTAAAGATTATTATAAACATAAACTGAATGTCAGAGATGTTAACCAAAACACATTTAATCAAATAAAAGATATATTTTCCCCATTTTTTGAATTTTAA
- a CDS encoding DUF2100 domain-containing protein, with the protein MEKLRLRQAQQLIKEAGKSKVECEKLKSPKEGKINADLYGEIINELIEAEEFIYSSRPSHKLNENDSNQFCNKIIGVRNKLDELLADFGVIEKESVEEKIKKLSEEFLILTTKSSFKKSFSKFGVDPQRIIVAGVPLEVEDMKILNPKIPEAALEGISKKIEHVKNDIERKISTFNLDKIFVIVETDKAGEILSKRAKELYNAKIIAIDNLKDTTPEEFINVIS; encoded by the coding sequence ATGGAAAAATTAAGACTTCGTCAAGCTCAACAACTAATTAAAGAAGCAGGGAAATCCAAAGTCGAATGTGAAAAACTTAAATCCCCCAAGGAAGGGAAAATAAATGCTGATTTGTATGGCGAAATTATAAATGAATTGATTGAAGCTGAAGAATTTATATATTCAAGCAGACCATCCCATAAACTTAATGAAAATGACTCAAATCAGTTCTGTAATAAAATTATAGGGGTAAGAAATAAATTAGATGAACTATTAGCTGATTTTGGTGTGATTGAAAAAGAAAGTGTTGAAGAAAAAATTAAAAAATTATCTGAAGAGTTTTTAATCCTAACAACCAAGAGCAGTTTTAAAAAATCCTTTTCAAAATTCGGAGTTGACCCTCAGCGAATAATTGTGGCTGGAGTGCCTCTTGAGGTGGAGGATATGAAAATTTTGAATCCCAAAATCCCTGAAGCTGCACTTGAAGGAATTTCAAAGAAAATAGAACATGTGAAAAACGATATAGAAAGAAAAATTAGCACTTTCAATCTGGATAAAATTTTTGTAATTGTTGAAACTGATAAAGCCGGTGAAATTCTTTCAAAAAGGGCAAAAGAACTGTATAATGCAAAAATAATTGCCATTGATAACCTGAAAGATACCACTCCAGAAGAATTCATTAATGTAATTTCATAA
- the mptA gene encoding GTP cyclohydrolase MptA encodes MSIKCLPDTQDKIPKIPVHLTRVGVKGVKKLLKIEREGKRPIILLPTFDAYVDLPSKQRGIHMSRNPEAISDVLEEVVNGSTVEIESLCAEIVTRLLKKHKYARRAEVSMKSDLMVVKKSPVTDLKTQEMTNIMADATGYRDGEEIIIRKMVGAEVIGMTACPCAQESVRETSKEKLLEFLDEKTTERVLNSVSLASHNQRGRGMIMIEVPHQAVIRVEQIIRIIEESMSSSVCELLKRPDENAIVVQAHNNPMFVEDCVRNMVQKIVKEFKHFPDDTLVTVTQVNEESIHRHNAFAEKVATLGELKYEIEAMEEIKSN; translated from the coding sequence TTGTCAATCAAATGTCTTCCAGACACGCAAGATAAAATACCTAAAATTCCCGTGCATCTTACACGAGTCGGTGTTAAAGGGGTAAAAAAACTTCTAAAAATTGAAAGAGAAGGAAAACGACCCATTATACTCTTACCAACCTTTGATGCATATGTGGATCTCCCAAGTAAACAGAGAGGAATCCACATGTCCAGAAATCCAGAAGCAATAAGCGATGTGCTTGAAGAAGTTGTAAACGGTTCAACCGTTGAAATAGAATCACTATGTGCTGAAATAGTAACCCGTCTTCTTAAAAAACACAAATACGCAAGACGAGCAGAAGTAAGCATGAAAAGTGACCTTATGGTTGTTAAAAAGTCACCAGTCACTGATTTAAAGACTCAGGAGATGACCAACATCATGGCAGATGCCACCGGTTACAGAGATGGTGAAGAAATAATAATAAGAAAAATGGTGGGTGCAGAAGTAATAGGAATGACTGCATGCCCATGTGCTCAGGAATCTGTACGTGAAACATCAAAAGAAAAGCTACTTGAATTTTTAGATGAAAAAACAACCGAAAGAGTACTTAATTCTGTTTCTCTTGCTTCTCACAATCAGCGAGGACGTGGAATGATTATGATAGAAGTTCCGCACCAGGCAGTTATACGCGTGGAACAGATTATAAGGATCATTGAAGAATCTATGAGTTCTTCTGTTTGCGAACTCCTTAAAAGACCTGATGAAAATGCTATTGTTGTTCAGGCCCACAATAATCCAATGTTTGTCGAAGATTGTGTTAGAAATATGGTGCAGAAAATTGTAAAAGAATTCAAACATTTCCCTGATGATACTCTTGTCACTGTAACACAGGTTAATGAAGAAAGCATACACAGACACAATGCATTTGCAGAAAAAGTAGCTACTTTAGGCGAGCTCAAGTATGAAATTGAAGCTATGGAAGAAATAAAAAGTAATTAA
- a CDS encoding DUF2120 family protein: MQTNKIAGKIMTALEAFHGSRPAIDAHNILIVRGMSRKRFDSEKMDVFLSDLFKDIGARQVDMFSKEGGNLLGIMDERIRENVPIQTETDVSGIQKLKQSLEAMNCQVEYALGIQNNMGIFIVTWIEVGGIGPRFVEVVVANLE, from the coding sequence ATGCAAACAAATAAAATTGCAGGAAAAATCATGACCGCTTTAGAAGCATTTCATGGATCACGGCCAGCTATAGACGCCCATAACATCCTTATTGTAAGAGGAATGTCCAGAAAACGTTTTGATTCAGAAAAAATGGATGTTTTCCTTTCAGATCTTTTTAAGGACATTGGTGCACGCCAGGTTGATATGTTCTCTAAAGAAGGCGGGAACCTCCTGGGCATTATGGATGAAAGAATACGGGAAAACGTACCAATTCAAACTGAAACAGATGTTTCAGGCATTCAAAAGCTTAAACAATCTCTGGAAGCCATGAATTGCCAGGTCGAATATGCTCTTGGGATTCAGAATAATATGGGGATTTTTATTGTTACATGGATTGAAGTAGGTGGAATAGGCCCCCGGTTTGTTGAAGTTGTTGTTGCAAATCTCGAATGA
- the cofG gene encoding 7,8-didemethyl-8-hydroxy-5-deazariboflavin synthase CofG has translation MDKYSKDEIISLLNAKGRDILSLLSSAESLRGTNRITYSKNVFLPLTDICRNECGYCTFKKTPDNENARILMSKEEIFSILNEADKYGCKEALFTFGERPEETEEVKVALKDAGFQNMIDYLYFICEETLNNTGLLPHSNPGVLEKKELRKLKEVNASMGLMLETTSKRLMKTVAHEKSPGKDPYLRIKTIKNAGKLKIPFTTGLLLGIGETIEERAESLLEIKRINDKYGHIQEIIIQNFKPKPGIPMESWKEPSLLEMIKMVAVTRLLFPDIGVQVPPNLNKRTAQVFLLAGADDWGGVSPITKDYVNPEAPWPELEDLRIMTEQMGLFLDERLPVYEKFVSPEFLSGKILKKII, from the coding sequence ATGGACAAATATTCAAAAGATGAGATAATATCTCTTTTAAATGCAAAGGGCAGAGATATTTTATCTTTATTATCTTCTGCCGAATCATTAAGAGGCACAAATAGAATCACATATTCAAAAAATGTTTTTTTACCTCTTACAGATATTTGCAGGAACGAATGCGGATATTGTACCTTTAAAAAGACTCCTGATAATGAAAATGCAAGAATTTTAATGAGCAAAGAAGAGATATTCAGTATTTTGAATGAAGCCGATAAATATGGATGTAAAGAAGCACTATTTACCTTTGGAGAGCGTCCAGAAGAAACAGAAGAAGTTAAAGTAGCTCTTAAAGATGCAGGTTTCCAGAACATGATTGATTATCTCTATTTTATCTGTGAAGAAACCCTTAATAATACAGGGCTTTTACCCCATAGTAATCCGGGTGTGCTGGAAAAAAAAGAATTAAGAAAACTTAAAGAAGTAAATGCTTCTATGGGCTTAATGTTAGAAACTACAAGTAAAAGACTTATGAAAACAGTAGCTCATGAGAAAAGTCCTGGTAAAGATCCATATTTAAGAATTAAAACCATTAAAAATGCTGGGAAACTGAAAATACCCTTTACAACAGGATTACTTTTAGGGATTGGGGAAACTATAGAAGAACGTGCTGAATCCCTCCTGGAAATAAAGCGCATAAATGATAAATATGGACATATTCAAGAGATTATAATCCAGAATTTCAAACCAAAACCTGGAATTCCCATGGAATCATGGAAAGAACCCTCCCTACTTGAAATGATTAAAATGGTTGCTGTTACCCGGCTTCTTTTTCCAGATATTGGAGTTCAAGTTCCTCCAAATCTAAATAAACGGACTGCCCAGGTATTTCTACTTGCAGGAGCTGATGATTGGGGTGGTGTCTCACCAATTACAAAAGATTACGTTAATCCAGAAGCACCCTGGCCTGAATTAGAGGATCTTAGAATAATGACAGAACAAATGGGTTTATTTTTAGATGAAAGGCTTCCTGTATATGAAAAATTTGTCTCTCCTGAATTTTTAAGCGGTAAAATTTTGAAAAAGATCATTTAA